The Ictalurus punctatus breed USDA103 chromosome 9, Coco_2.0, whole genome shotgun sequence genome contains a region encoding:
- the LOC128633578 gene encoding uncharacterized protein LOC128633578, with translation MIRAASILWVLMICHRGLSQSDLVFQTPPDLFGNHKQSVKIQCVHSVPSYNQINWYRETQDQGLTLIGYQYRTSSPQIENDFKLKVEIAGDGNKNVSLTIKNLSSNDSVVHFCAASYTVLHLCFIQYKNPLCKYSHHFINTCSRGLELTHCLTVVVVLQKTKNNLV, from the exons ATGATCCGAGCTGCCAGTATTCTATGGGTTTTAATGATATGTCACAGAG GGCTTTCTCAGAGTGATCTGGTCTTCCAGACTCCTCCTGATCTCTTTGGCAACCATAAACAATCTGTTAAAATCCAGTGTGTACACAGTGTACCAAGTTATAATCAAATCAACTGGTACAGAGAAACTCAAGACCAGGGACTGACCTTAATTGGATATCAATATAGGACGTCATCACCACAGATTGAAAATGATTTTAAGCTGAAAGTGGAGATCGCTGGGGATGGaaacaaaaatgtttctttGACCATCAAAAATCTTTCATCCAATGACAGTGTGGTGCACTTCTGTGCTGCGTCTTACACAGTGCTGCATCTCTGCTTTATTCAGTACAAAAACCCTCTGTGTAAATATTCTCATCACTTCATTAACACCTGCTCCCGTGGCCTGGAATTGACACATTGCctga cagtggtggtggtgctgcAAAAGACCAAAAATAATCTAGTTTGA